TCTTATGGTTCTGGTGATGAAGTAACTATTAGTCATCAATTTAGTGGCAGAAAAGGAATTGAAGTATTCCAATTAGGTAATGAATTCTTGACTGATACCGATGTGAATAAGATTATTCAAGATATAGCTTCTTATGATAAGGCTAATAAGTGTGTATCAATAAACAGCATTAGTGATGTTCAATCAAATGATCACTTAATGAATCTTATTGCTGGTTCATGGCAGTCATAAAATAGTAGTGCTACAACGTAGACTGATAGTTTTAAATTAAGTCTACCTATTTCAAAGAATACAGCGATGACTTAAGTTAGGTAATGGATATTACTCATAAAAATTTTATAGAAAAAATTACCTGATTGTATAGAAATAAATTATCTTATTTTATAGAAAAGGAAGAATCAAAAATTCTTTCTTTTTTTATATGCGCAATTTATAATAATTGGCATGAGTAGCATGAAAAAAATCGTATTTATATTAACTTTTTACGTATGCCTTCTGAGCAATATAGGCATAGATACTGCGTTTGCTGAAAAAATTGACTACAATTATATACTTGATAAAGCAAAAGAAAACTCGTTTGATTTAAAAATATCAAATATTGATATAGATATAAGTAAATCTGGAGTTAAAGAAGCAAGGTCATTATATTATCCAACCTTGAAATCTCAGTTTTATTCAGAATATGCTCACGATATGACAAATGGAGTTCAAACCTTTTCATCAGTTGGTACTAGCATTGTAAATTCCAGCACAAAATATCAGGATTTATTTACTTTAAACTTATCTTATAACTTATATGATTTTGGTATAAAAGGGAAAAAACTTGATATTGCAAAGAAAGATGTTTCGGAAAAGAAAATAGTATATGATAAAAATTTAAAAGATTTAAAATTAAAAATAATTGATATTTATACCAGAGCACTTATAACTCACAAAGAATTAAACAGTAAAAAAGAAATATATCCTATTTATAAAGAGCTTTTTGCTATGGAAGAAAAGCTTTACACAGCAGGAACCTCTTCAAAAATTGAAGTTGCAGATGAAGCTATAAGAATGGCTAAAACAGCTGATGAGGTAGATGCTTTAAAGACAAGATTCAAGTTATTATTGAAAGATTTATCTTATTTTACTCAGGAAAATTATGATTCGGATACCATTGAGTTAGTTGATTATTCTGAAATAGATGAATCATACGTGAGTAATGTGAATTTTGAAAAAGATCAAGGCGAAACTTTTAAGCTTGGAGTGGTAAAAGAGCAGGCAAAATTAGATATCGGTGATATGGATTATGAAAAAACTCCTGATTATAGAATTTATCAACTGGAAATTGAGAAAAAAGAAACTGAACTTCAAATATTAAAAAGAGAAAGATTGCCTGTATTTGGGATGTATTCCAGTTATAACTTTTATGGTACTGACAAAAATGATTTCCTTGATTCTGTTAATGATCTTCAGGATAGAAGCGTATCTGTTGGTGTCTCTGCTACATTAACACCGTTTGATGGATTTAAAACCTCAGCAAATATAAAAAAATTGGAACTTGAAATAGAAAGATTAAAACTAGTTCGTGATCAAAAAATGGCAGAACTAAAAAATAGATATGAAAAGTTGAATGAAGAAGCTTTATACTACAATGGACAATCCGGTACGCAAGAAGAATTGCTTGTCAAAATACAAAATAAGCTTTCAATGATTGAAAAAATGGCACAGCAGGAACTTATAGATAAACCTACTTTGCTAAATCAAAAAGCTGATCTTATACAGCAAAAAGTGGAGCTTGAAAAAGCTATAATTAATAGAGTAGCAGCAGTAAAGAAGCTGAATGTCTATTCTGAAGATTCTGAAACTGTACCCAAATTAGATAATTAATATCTTATAACTTATCCTGGATAATTAGGGAGATTAAATAAAAATGCAAACGGCTCTTATATCTTTTGAATTAATAGCAAGAATAAATAGAATAAATGTAGATTTGAGGTCAATCGTCAGAGAGTACGGTATTACAGATTCTGATCTTACAAAAGAAGAGTTAATAAGAGTAGTTAAGAATTTTGAGTTTAAAGCTAAATTAAAGAAAATGCCGCTCGCTAATCTGTCAGAGAAATATCCTTTACCTGCTATTTTTATATATAAAGATAATAGTTACGGTGTTGTTTTGAAGGTTAATTCCCAGGATAGCAAGGTTTTAGTTTTTACTCCAAAAGAAAAAAAGACAGAAGAGTTAACTTTTCAGGAATTTGATGATATTGCTGGCGGTGAGTTTATTGTCTTAACTCATAAATTGATTACTTCTCAGATACAATTTGGATTTAAATGGTTTTATGCTGAAATTCTCAAATATAAGCAAGTAATGGCCGAAGTATTACTGGGTTCATTTGTAGTTCAACTATTTGGACTTGTAATTCCCCTATTTACCCAGGTAATTTTGGATAAAGTTATAGTTCACAGAAGCATGACAACGCTGGATGTGCTTGGTATTGCTTTTGTGGCTGTGATTATTTTTGAGTTTTTACTGAACATTTCAAGAAATTATATCTTTATTCATACTGCAAGCAAGATAGATGCAAAATTAGGATCTAAGCTGTTTAAGCATTTATTTTCCTTGCCTTTTATATACTTTGAGTCAAGAAAAGTTGGTAACATTATAGCTAGAATTAGAGAACTTGATGTTATTAGAGACTTTATTACCAATAAATCAGTATCTGTAATAATCGACCTACTTTTCTCATCTGTATTTGTACTGGTAATGTTTTTATATAGCGTTAAATTGACACTGATCGTTCTTGGCTTTGTTTCTTTAATCGCTATATTATACCTGACTGTTACACCTGAATTGAGAAACAGGCTAAATAACAAGTTTCAGATGGGAGCTCAGTCTAATTCATATCTTGTAGAATCTGTTACAGGGGTACAAACCGTTAAATCACTTGCAATTGAAGGTTCAATGCAAAGAAAATGGGAAGACTATCTTGGAAATTACGTAAATTCAAGTTTTAAGCTTTCTCTTATGGGGACTTTTGCCGGTGCAATTTCAGGTTTATTCCAAAAAATGATGACAATTACAATTCTCTATATTGGAGTTAAGCTTGTAATTGATAATAAACTCACTATTGGTCAGTTAATAGCATTCCAAATGTTTGCAAATCAGTTTTCTGCTCCTGTACTAAGATTGGTGAATTTATGGAATGAGTTTCAACAGGCTTTATTAGCTGTTGATAGACTTGGCGATATTCTTAATCATCCTGTTGAAATCCAGTCAAGCAAAGCAATAACTCTTCCTGAAGTAAAAGGTTCAGTTAAATTAGATGATATTTCTTTTAAATATACGCTTGATTCTCCTACTGTACTCGATAACGTCAGCTTCGAGATTCAGCCTGGCATGAGTGTTGGCTTGGTTGGAAGAAGCGGTAGCGGTAAAAGTACGATTACAAAACTAATCCAGAGGCTTTATATTCCAAATGAAGGCGCTATTTATCTCGATGGCATGGATATAAGGCATCTTAATCCTATCTGGCTCAGATATAATATTGGCATTGTCTTGCAGGAAAGTTACCTCTTTAGTGGAACTATAAGGGAAAATATTGCTTTACCAAGACCTGATGCTCCTATTGAGTTGATAATTGAAGCAGCTAAAATTGCCGGGGCTCATGAATTTATAGCACAGCTTCCTGAAGGATATGAAACCATAGTTGGAGAAAGAGGTTCAACTCTTTCAGGGGGACAGAAACAAAGAATTGCTATAGCTAGAGCTCTTATAACTAATCCAAGAATTTTAATATTTGATGAAGCTACTTCATCTCTTGATTATGAATCAGAAAGAATCATTCAGAATAATATCAATATGATTAAAAAAAGCAGGACTATGTTTATAGTTGCGCATAGACTTACTACGGTTAAAGATTGCGATCTTATCATTGCTCTTGATAAAGGAAAAATTATAGAAATTGGTAATCATCAAGGGTTAATGGAGAAAAATGGCTACTACTGTCATTTATACAAACAGCAGGAGTTGAGTAATGTTTAGTAAAATAACTGCAATATTTAAAAGATTATCCGAAAAGGTTTATAAATTTCTTGGTAAAGACGATTCTCATGAATTTAAGCCTATACTTGCTGAAATTGAAGAAAATCCTGTGAGTCCTTTAGGAAGATCAATCTTCTGGACAATAATATCAATTATTGTTTTTACGGCTTTATGGATGTATTTCGGTAAAGTTGATGTTGTAATTTCAGCTAGAGGTACCGTTATTCCTGATGGCGAGATTAAAATATTGCAGCCTCTTGAAACCGGTGTTGTAGAGGAAATTCTTGTTAAAGAGGGTGATTTTGTTAAAAAAGGGCAGGTTGTAATGGAGATAAATCCCTCCACAGTTGATCCTGAATTACAATCTGCCCAAAAGAATCTTGCTCATGTTCAGCTTGAAATGGGGAGATTAGGAGCTATGACTGGTGGTACAGGATTCCTCTCAGCTGGACAAAATGCTGATGCAATAAAAACTCAGAGAGAAATTTATGCTTCAACTATGGATAGCCTTAAAAAACAGTTATTAACAAAGGAAATTGAACTGACTAAAGTTGAAGAACGTATAAAAGCAACAAAAGCAGAGAAAAATAATTATCAAACTTTATTAGACACAAGGGTTGAGAAAGAAAAAAGGCTAAAACCAGTTCTTGATATTATTGCTAAAGATGAATATGAAAAAGTAGTTAATGATATATCTACTTACGATGCTAATACTAAGAGTTCAGCTTATAAGCTGGAAGAATTAAGTCAGCAAAAACAACAAATACTTGAAGAAATGGCTTATGTAAAACAGAATTTTAAATCAGAAAATTTAAAAGAATTGTCTGATAAACAAAAGCAGGTAAATGAATTACAGGCTTATATTCAGGAAGCCGCATTTAAAAGTGCAAAGCAAAAAATTGTCTCTCCTGTAAACGGTTATGTGAATACAATTATGATGCATACGATTGGTGGTGTTGTTACTCCTGCTGAGAAACTCCTGTCAATTGTCCCTGTAAATACCCCTCTCGTTGTAAAAGCAACTGTATTGAATAAAGATATAGGGTTTGTTTTGCCAGATATGCCAGTATCAATAAAAATAGATACATATGAATTCCAAAAGTATGGCATATTAAATGGGAAAGTAAAAACTGTGGCTAAAACCAGTATCGAGCATGAAAAACTTGGTCCTGTATATGAAATATGGGTAACTCCATTAAATACAAATCTTCTTGTTGAAGGAAAAGAAAAGTCTATATATCCCGGATTAAGTTTAACTGCTGAGATAAAAGTCAAAAAGAGAAGAATTATCGAATTCTTTATATATCCTCTAATTAAATATTGGAATGAAGGTATAACTGTAAGATAAATCCTTCAAGTAATCTTAATTATGTCCCTATATTCTCAGGTCATTAATCTGCAAAATTTTACATAGAAGGTAATTTGAGTTTATAATAATTTTGTCTGGGTGAGGAAAATGGTAAAAGAGCAGGAAACTTTAAATTTAGCTATACAATGTCATCAGGAAGGAAACTTTGAAGCTGCAGAAAAGCTTTATAGAGAGATATTAGAATATAATCCTACTAATGATAGTGTTTTGT
Above is a window of Candidatus Melainabacteria bacterium RIFOXYA2_FULL_32_9 DNA encoding:
- a CDS encoding peptidase C39, which encodes MQTALISFELIARINRINVDLRSIVREYGITDSDLTKEELIRVVKNFEFKAKLKKMPLANLSEKYPLPAIFIYKDNSYGVVLKVNSQDSKVLVFTPKEKKTEELTFQEFDDIAGGEFIVLTHKLITSQIQFGFKWFYAEILKYKQVMAEVLLGSFVVQLFGLVIPLFTQVILDKVIVHRSMTTLDVLGIAFVAVIIFEFLLNISRNYIFIHTASKIDAKLGSKLFKHLFSLPFIYFESRKVGNIIARIRELDVIRDFITNKSVSVIIDLLFSSVFVLVMFLYSVKLTLIVLGFVSLIAILYLTVTPELRNRLNNKFQMGAQSNSYLVESVTGVQTVKSLAIEGSMQRKWEDYLGNYVNSSFKLSLMGTFAGAISGLFQKMMTITILYIGVKLVIDNKLTIGQLIAFQMFANQFSAPVLRLVNLWNEFQQALLAVDRLGDILNHPVEIQSSKAITLPEVKGSVKLDDISFKYTLDSPTVLDNVSFEIQPGMSVGLVGRSGSGKSTITKLIQRLYIPNEGAIYLDGMDIRHLNPIWLRYNIGIVLQESYLFSGTIRENIALPRPDAPIELIIEAAKIAGAHEFIAQLPEGYETIVGERGSTLSGGQKQRIAIARALITNPRILIFDEATSSLDYESERIIQNNINMIKKSRTMFIVAHRLTTVKDCDLIIALDKGKIIEIGNHQGLMEKNGYYCHLYKQQELSNV